The Mycolicibacterium hassiacum DSM 44199 genome includes a window with the following:
- a CDS encoding monovalent cation/H(+) antiporter subunit G — MNIADVITAVLVLAGSALALTAAIGIVRFPDTLTRMHAASKPQVLGLLLVLAGAGVQLRGHIDVGMLILAGMFTVITAPVIANRVGQLVYREQNVRGDLLTADEIHDAELGEGSGDGPFR; from the coding sequence ATGAACATTGCCGATGTCATCACCGCCGTGCTGGTGCTCGCCGGCAGCGCGCTGGCGCTGACCGCCGCCATCGGCATCGTGCGGTTCCCCGACACCCTGACCCGGATGCACGCCGCCTCCAAACCGCAGGTGCTCGGGCTGCTGCTGGTGCTGGCCGGCGCCGGCGTGCAGCTGCGCGGCCACATCGACGTCGGCATGCTCATCCTGGCCGGCATGTTCACCGTGATCACCGCACCGGTGATCGCCAACAGGGTTGGACAGCTGGTATATCGGGAACAGAACGTCCGCGGCGATCTGCTGACCGCCGATGAGATCCACGACGCCGAGCTCGGCGAGGGAAGTGGTGATGGCCCGTTCCGATGA
- a CDS encoding Na+/H+ antiporter subunit E — protein sequence MTRQVALRIWVLCWLVLVWNLLWGTFSPANVLSGLAVALLITILLPLPDVPVEGRLHPLSLIRLLLTVAYYLIKSSFQVAVLALKPHPPLSAVLRARLNLKSDLVLALAVNIFNLIPGSIVLEIDQVRRVLYMHVIDVGSDRAVERFYRQVADVERLLIAAFERPEDWRPAPKHDSENAS from the coding sequence ATGACCCGCCAGGTCGCGCTGCGCATCTGGGTGCTGTGCTGGCTGGTGCTGGTCTGGAACCTGTTGTGGGGCACCTTCTCACCGGCCAACGTGCTCTCCGGGCTGGCGGTGGCGCTGCTGATCACGATCCTGCTGCCGCTGCCGGATGTGCCGGTCGAGGGCCGGCTGCACCCGCTGTCGCTGATCCGGCTGCTGTTGACCGTCGCCTACTACCTGATCAAGTCGTCGTTCCAGGTGGCCGTGCTGGCGCTGAAGCCCCACCCCCCGCTGTCGGCGGTGCTGCGGGCGCGGCTGAACCTGAAATCGGATCTGGTGCTGGCGCTGGCGGTCAACATCTTCAACCTGATCCCCGGGTCGATCGTGCTGGAGATCGACCAGGTGCGCCGGGTGCTGTACATGCACGTGATCGACGTCGGTTCGGACCGCGCCGTGGAGCGGTTCTACCGCCAGGTCGCCGACGTCGAACGGCTGCTGATCGCCGCCTTCGAACGGCCCGAGGACTGGCGCCCGGCGCCCAAACACGACTCGGAGAACGCGTCATGA
- a CDS encoding monovalent cation/H+ antiporter complex subunit F produces MTIVWTIVAVMLTAAAAVTMYRLLAGPSTLDRLVAVDTLVAVAMCGIGAWAGYSGDSTVTYGLTALALISFIGTVSVARFRVPDVKRRPR; encoded by the coding sequence ATGACCATCGTGTGGACCATCGTCGCGGTCATGCTGACCGCCGCCGCCGCGGTGACCATGTACCGGCTGCTGGCCGGCCCGAGCACGCTGGACCGCCTGGTCGCGGTGGACACCCTGGTGGCGGTGGCGATGTGCGGCATCGGCGCCTGGGCCGGTTACAGCGGCGACTCCACGGTCACCTACGGGTTGACCGCGCTGGCGCTGATCAGCTTCATCGGCACCGTGAGCGTGGCCCGGTTCCGGGTTCCCGACGTCAAGCGGAGACCGCGATGA